One Gloeothece verrucosa PCC 7822 DNA window includes the following coding sequences:
- a CDS encoding anthranilate synthase, whose amino-acid sequence MTLKSHRYTTTGGIRVSRSTEEISLETAYANILSRIDKERGGLLASSYEYPGRYKRWAIGFINPPLELATRDRTFTLTALNKRGQRLLLTLGERLSGHSQIQKLTVNKSYIAGEVVATTELFPEEQRSKQPSVFTIIREIQQIFYSNEDEHLGLYGAFGYDLVFQFEPINKTLQRAIDQRDLVLYLPDELVIVDYYLQQAYCSQYEFETDRGTTHGLPRTGAIIDYRGLRRTPEQISDHFPGEYAQQQVEKAKEYFTRGDLFEVVPSQNFFQTCEKSPAQLFRTLQQINPSPYGFIFNLGGEYLIGASPEMFVRVEGKCVETCPISGTISRGQDAIDDAAKIRTLLNSLKDEAELTMCTDVDRNDKSRICEPGSVKVIGRRQIELYSHLIHTVDHVEGILRPEFDALDAFLSHTWAVTVTGAPKRKAIEFIEQHEKSPRRWYGGAVGYLAFNGDLNTGLILRTMRLKDSIAEVRVGATVLYDSIPEAEEQETLTKAAALFQTLRQAQEKPEQLDSLNPTLTNTAPSKKVLLIDYEDSFVHTLANYVRQTGAQVKTLRHGFSENLLELESPDLVILSPGPGKPSEFNISATIAACIERKIPIFGVCLGLQAIVEAFGGQLGVLKYPQHGKLSQVQVIDPESVLFKGLPSFFEVGRYHSLYALPEHLPPTLKVTAVSSDGVIMAIEHKTLPIAGVQFHPESIMTLAGGVGLAIIKNLNQYLTKTPELSTVSTTLQALT is encoded by the coding sequence ATGACTTTAAAATCCCATCGCTATACAACTACTGGCGGCATTCGTGTATCTCGCTCCACCGAGGAGATTTCTCTTGAGACAGCTTATGCCAATATCTTATCCCGTATAGACAAAGAACGAGGCGGCTTACTAGCCAGCAGCTATGAATATCCAGGTCGATATAAAAGATGGGCTATTGGCTTTATCAACCCTCCCCTAGAATTGGCAACTCGGGATCGAACTTTTACCCTAACAGCACTCAATAAGCGAGGTCAACGCTTGCTGTTGACTCTTGGTGAACGTTTAAGCGGACATTCTCAAATACAAAAACTAACCGTTAATAAAAGTTATATCGCCGGGGAAGTAGTAGCAACCACTGAGTTATTTCCCGAAGAACAGAGAAGCAAGCAGCCCTCTGTCTTTACCATTATTCGAGAAATTCAGCAGATTTTTTACAGTAATGAAGACGAGCATTTAGGGCTTTACGGTGCCTTTGGCTATGATTTAGTCTTCCAATTTGAGCCAATCAACAAAACCCTGCAACGAGCCATTGATCAGCGAGATTTAGTCTTATATCTGCCTGATGAACTGGTGATAGTGGATTATTATCTTCAGCAAGCTTACTGTTCTCAATATGAATTTGAGACAGATCGAGGCACCACACACGGGTTACCCCGTACAGGAGCCATCATTGATTACCGGGGATTACGTCGCACACCCGAACAAATCTCTGATCATTTCCCTGGGGAATATGCCCAACAACAAGTAGAAAAAGCGAAAGAATACTTTACTAGAGGCGATTTATTTGAAGTCGTTCCCAGTCAAAACTTCTTCCAAACTTGTGAAAAATCACCAGCACAATTATTTCGCACGCTACAGCAAATCAACCCCAGTCCTTATGGCTTCATCTTCAATCTAGGGGGAGAATACCTCATTGGGGCTTCACCTGAAATGTTCGTGCGAGTGGAAGGTAAATGTGTAGAAACTTGCCCCATCAGTGGAACCATTAGTCGGGGACAAGATGCCATTGATGATGCGGCTAAAATTCGGACATTGCTAAACTCTCTCAAAGACGAAGCCGAATTAACCATGTGTACAGATGTTGACCGTAATGACAAATCTCGCATTTGTGAACCCGGCTCAGTAAAAGTCATTGGTCGTCGTCAGATCGAACTCTACAGCCACTTAATCCATACCGTCGATCATGTAGAAGGAATTTTGCGACCCGAATTTGACGCTTTAGATGCCTTTTTGAGCCATACTTGGGCAGTTACCGTCACCGGAGCGCCCAAACGAAAAGCCATCGAATTTATCGAACAGCATGAAAAGAGTCCTAGACGTTGGTACGGCGGTGCAGTAGGTTATTTAGCCTTCAATGGAGACTTAAACACCGGTCTAATTTTACGAACCATGCGGCTCAAAGATTCTATTGCCGAAGTGCGAGTAGGAGCAACCGTGCTTTATGATTCCATTCCTGAAGCTGAAGAACAAGAAACCCTCACCAAAGCCGCAGCCTTATTTCAAACCCTCCGTCAAGCACAAGAAAAGCCCGAGCAGCTAGACAGTCTCAACCCAACCTTAACAAACACCGCTCCTAGCAAAAAAGTCTTACTCATCGACTATGAAGATTCTTTCGTTCACACATTAGCAAACTATGTTCGTCAGACAGGGGCACAAGTCAAAACCCTGCGTCATGGCTTTAGCGAAAACCTATTAGAGCTAGAATCCCCCGATTTAGTCATTTTATCTCCCGGTCCCGGTAAACCGAGTGAATTTAACATTAGCGCCACCATAGCCGCTTGTATTGAACGAAAAATTCCTATTTTTGGCGTTTGCTTAGGATTACAGGCCATTGTAGAAGCCTTCGGCGGTCAATTAGGCGTTCTCAAATATCCTCAACATGGCAAATTATCTCAAGTTCAGGTGATAGACCCCGAATCAGTCCTATTTAAAGGATTACCATCCTTTTTTGAAGTCGGCAGATATCACTCCTTATATGCCCTACCCGAACACCTACCCCCAACTTTAAAAGTCACAGCCGTTTCATCCGATGGGGTGATTATGGCCATCGAACATAAAACTTTACCCATAGCCGGCGTACAATTTCACCCAGAATCTATTATGACCCTAGCGGGCGGCGTTGGCTTGGCAATTATCAAAAACCTGAATCAATATTTAACAAAAACCCCAGAATTATCAACAGTATCAACAACTTTACAAGCCCTAACATAA